A genomic region of Metopolophium dirhodum isolate CAU chromosome 1, ASM1992520v1, whole genome shotgun sequence contains the following coding sequences:
- the LOC132937715 gene encoding uncharacterized protein LOC132937715: protein MCCVPYCNEISKSKFCIPKNNELKSLWEKSLNLKLKPTSKVCEKHFDVNDVIKTWESGKGFSKYTICLKIPKLRPGAIPKLTVVNETINKVLQNAVLDISPPKKRKIHDENSMTYNVLNDHSYSTINDSKSSNNSTSIFEANISNYEHLLSSAITSELETPLTNINVSRLFSVSSTLFEANPLFIYVLTAKFNQDSLETGSGA, encoded by the exons ATGTGTTGTGTTCCTTATTGTAACGAGATTAGTAAAAGTAAATTTTGTATTCCAAAAAACAACGAGCTAAAAAGTTTATGGGAAAAatctttgaatttaaaattgaaaccaACTTCGAAAGTTTGTGAGAAACATTTTGATGTAAATGATGTTATAAAAACATGGGAATCTGGGAAAGGATTCAGCAAGTATACG ATATGTTTGAAAATACCAAAACTTAGACCTGGTGCTATTCCTAAACTTACAGTGGTAAATGAAACTATTAATAAGGTTTTACAAAATGCAGTCTTAGATATTTCTCCACCTAAAAAGAGAAAG ATTCATGATGAAAATAGTATGACGTATAATGTATTGAATGACCATTCTTATAGTACCATAAATGATAGTAAAAGTTCAAATAATAGTACATCTATATTTGAAGCcaatattagtaattatgaGCATTTATTATCATCAGCCATTACTTCTGAACTTGAGACACCATTAACAAACATAAATGTAAGTAGATTATTCagt GTATCTTCCACTTTATTTGAGGCAaatccattatttatttatgttttaacagCAAAATTTAACCAAGATAGTCTAGAG ACAGGTAGCGGGGCCTAA
- the LOC132933595 gene encoding uncharacterized protein LOC132933595 — protein MLTVYSVVKPPKSGNCTVSEECIPVISVADLKELINDPENISQRTEKINNLRQKLDTIIEDGCWDLDDILLEHNYSDSTVFDCVVYFLAGYIGKRLVARTKCQECIEGLKNLNSTFGPEADLVQAKSKGYLTHPDHNLYIILKRLELCFGKYCRSNDVFEETYNEFFKSYSTIYFPCYLHKNDILTNIFSYYIIMRMRQFTYMDNQNNKKQNRTKKKLSKLVST, from the exons ATGTTGACAGTATATTCAGTTGTAAAACCACCAAAATCTGGGAATTGCACAGTATCAGAAG AATGTATTCCAGTAATTTCTGTTGCTGACTTGAAGGAATTGATTAATGATCCAGAAAATATATCCCAAAGaactgaaaaaattaataatttaagacaaAAACTGGACACAATTATTGAGGATGGTTGTTGGGATTTAGACGACATATTGTTAGAACATAACTACTCAGACTCAACTGTGTTTGATTGTGTAGTATACTTTTTAGCAGG gtatatagggaAACGTTTGGTTGCTAGAACTAAATGTCAAGAATGTATAGAaggattaaaaaatttaaattctacatTTGGACCAGAAGCTGATTTAGTCCAAGCAAAAAGTAAGGGATATTTAACACACCCagatcataatttatacatcaTTTTGAAAAGACTAGAACTATGTTTTGGTAAGTATTGTAGGTCAAATGATGTATTTGAAGAAACATACAACGAATTTTTCAAAAGTTATTCTACCATATATTTTCCTTgctatttacataaaaatgatattcttactaatatattttcttattacataattatgagAATGAGACAATTTACTTACATGGataatcaaaacaataaaaaacaaaacagaaccaaaaaaaaattgtccaagCTAGTTTCGacttaa